One window from the genome of Sphingomicrobium arenosum encodes:
- a CDS encoding NuoB/complex I 20 kDa subunit family protein, whose product MEKFEEMRRELDEKGFLVTSTEDLFKWARTGSLWWMTFGLACCAVEMIHVNMPRYDLERFGAAPRASPRQSDVMIVAGTLCNKMAPALRKVYDQMSEPRYVISMGSCANGGGYYHYSYSVVRGCDRIVPVDVYVPGCPPTAEALLYGIMQLQRKIRREGTIER is encoded by the coding sequence ATGGAGAAGTTCGAGGAGATGCGCCGCGAGCTCGATGAAAAGGGCTTCCTCGTCACCTCGACCGAAGACCTGTTCAAATGGGCGCGTACCGGCAGCCTGTGGTGGATGACCTTCGGCCTTGCCTGCTGCGCGGTCGAGATGATCCACGTCAACATGCCGCGCTACGACCTCGAGCGCTTCGGCGCCGCCCCGCGCGCTAGCCCGCGCCAATCGGACGTGATGATCGTTGCCGGCACGCTGTGCAACAAGATGGCGCCGGCGCTGCGCAAGGTCTACGACCAGATGAGCGAGCCGCGTTACGTCATCTCGATGGGCAGCTGCGCCAATGGCGGCGGCTATTATCATTATAGCTACAGCGTCGTTCGCGGCTGTGACCGGATCGTGCCGGTCGATGTCTATGTGCCGGGCTGCCCGCCGACCGCGGAAGCGCTGCTCTATGGCATCATGCAGCTGCAGCGGAAGATCCGCCGCGAGGGGACGATCGAGCGATGA
- the nuoF gene encoding NADH-quinone oxidoreductase subunit NuoF translates to MSGITSLSDKDRIFTNVYGFQSPGLKEAQARGDWDDTKTLLKRDPDAIIEEVKASGLRGRGGAGFPTGMKWSFMPKEPQPGRPNFLVINADESEPGSCKDREIIRHDPHKLIEGALLSSFAMRARAAYIYIRGEYIAEAIAMQKAIDEAYAAGLIGKNACGSGYDFDLFLHRGAGAYICGEETAMLESLEGKKGQPRLKPPFPAGAGLYGCPTTVNNVESIAVVPTILRRGAAWFKSFGRENNHGTKLFQISGHVEKPCVVEEAMSIPFRELIEKHCGGIRGGWDNLLAVIPGGSSVPLVPAKDIMDCPMDFDGLKEQGSGLGTAAVIVMDKSTDIVKAISRISYFYKHESCGQCTPCREGTGWMWRTMEKLVEGDAEVGTIDRLYDVTKQVEGHTICALGDAAAWPIQGLIKHFRPELERRIHEHGGVQEAAE, encoded by the coding sequence ATGAGCGGTATTACCTCGCTCAGCGACAAGGATCGGATTTTCACGAACGTCTATGGCTTCCAGAGCCCGGGGCTCAAGGAAGCGCAGGCGCGCGGTGATTGGGACGACACCAAGACGCTCCTGAAGCGCGATCCCGATGCGATCATCGAGGAAGTGAAGGCGAGCGGTCTTCGCGGGCGCGGCGGCGCGGGCTTCCCGACGGGGATGAAGTGGAGCTTCATGCCCAAGGAGCCGCAGCCGGGCCGTCCCAATTTCCTCGTTATCAATGCCGATGAGAGCGAGCCGGGCAGCTGCAAGGACCGCGAGATCATCCGCCACGATCCGCACAAGCTGATCGAGGGCGCGCTGCTGTCGAGCTTCGCGATGCGCGCGCGCGCCGCCTATATCTACATCCGCGGCGAATATATCGCCGAGGCCATCGCCATGCAGAAGGCGATCGACGAGGCCTATGCGGCGGGCCTCATCGGCAAGAATGCCTGCGGCTCGGGCTATGACTTCGACCTGTTCCTGCACCGCGGCGCGGGCGCCTATATCTGCGGCGAAGAAACCGCGATGCTCGAGAGCCTCGAGGGCAAGAAGGGTCAGCCGCGGCTGAAGCCGCCGTTCCCGGCAGGGGCGGGCCTCTATGGCTGTCCGACGACGGTCAACAATGTGGAATCGATCGCGGTCGTGCCGACGATCCTTCGCCGCGGCGCGGCGTGGTTCAAGAGCTTCGGGCGCGAGAACAACCACGGCACGAAGCTGTTCCAGATCAGCGGGCACGTGGAAAAGCCCTGCGTGGTCGAGGAAGCGATGAGCATCCCCTTCCGCGAGCTGATCGAGAAGCATTGCGGCGGCATCCGCGGCGGGTGGGACAACCTCCTCGCCGTCATCCCCGGCGGCTCGTCGGTCCCGCTGGTGCCGGCCAAGGACATCATGGATTGTCCGATGGATTTCGACGGGTTGAAGGAGCAGGGCTCGGGCCTTGGTACGGCCGCCGTCATCGTCATGGACAAGAGCACGGATATCGTGAAGGCGATCAGCCGGATTTCCTACTTCTACAAGCATGAGAGCTGCGGCCAGTGCACGCCGTGCCGCGAAGGCACGGGCTGGATGTGGCGCACGATGGAGAAGCTGGTCGAAGGCGATGCCGAGGTCGGCACCATCGACCGTCTCTACGACGTCACCAAGCAGGTCGAGGGCCACACCATCTGCGCGCTGGGCGATGCTGCCGCCTGGCCGATCCAGGGCCTGATCAAACACTTCCGTCCCGAACTCGAACGCCGCATCCACGAGCATGGCGGCGTCCAGGAGGCAGCGGAATGA
- the ndhC gene encoding NADH-quinone oxidoreductase subunit A, whose protein sequence is MAAVAVDYLPILLFLFIAGGLSALFVFLPMGVSRLTGAHKPDAAKLSEYECGFPAFEDSRDQFDVRFYLVAILFIVFDLEAAFLFPWAVSLWGTGWASWIAMMIFLTELTLGLVYAWQKGALEWE, encoded by the coding sequence TTGGCCGCAGTTGCCGTCGATTATCTGCCGATCCTCCTCTTCCTGTTCATCGCAGGGGGGCTGTCGGCGCTGTTCGTGTTCCTGCCCATGGGCGTCAGCCGCTTGACCGGTGCGCACAAGCCCGATGCGGCCAAGCTCAGCGAATATGAGTGCGGTTTCCCCGCCTTCGAGGACAGCCGCGACCAGTTCGACGTGCGCTTCTACCTCGTCGCCATCCTCTTCATCGTCTTCGATCTCGAAGCCGCCTTCCTCTTCCCCTGGGCCGTGAGCCTGTGGGGCACCGGCTGGGCGAGCTGGATCGCGATGATGATCTTCCTCACCGAACTGACGCTGGGCCTCGTCTATGCCTGGCAAAAGGGAGCCCTCGAATGGGAGTAA
- the nuoG gene encoding NADH-quinone oxidoreductase subunit NuoG, whose product MPKVTVDGVELEVPQGATVLQACELAGKEIPRFCYHERLTIAGNCRMCLVEVKPGPPKPQASCALPAAEGQEIRTDTPMVKKAREGVMEFLLINHPLDCPICDQGGECDLQDQAMSYGRGTSRYDENKRAVEDKYMGPIVKTAMTRCIQCTRCVRFAEEVAGTPEMGMYFRGEDSQITTYLEKALTSELSGNLHDLCPVGALMSKPYSYEARPWELKKVPGVDVMDAVGSNIRYEVRGRQVMRVLPRINDDVNEEWLSDKGRHHVDALVRGRLDRPWIRENGKLRAADWGEALQLFADKLGEAKTKVAAIAGDLLDAETMYAAKALLKSQKSTLLEGRQTGMDYDVSDLGSVRFNTPIGEVENADAIFLAGTNLRWEAPLINTRVRKAVRRGAKVFGVGPEVDLGYPVEWIGEDLKALGKLPKAVKDAFKAAAKPVFITGPAVLAAGGQGDAHAAAHSLNVIKDGWNGYNTLHTAASRMAGLMLGFANEKGMAGIIEAKPKMVILLGADEVSADAFPKAFKVYVGHHGDKGARLADLVLPGAAPAEKHGTYVNVEGRVQRSEKACFAPGDAREDWSIFRAVSDLTGKTLPFDNLSQLRAAMVKDVPALGVDEGVVVDLPFSPPSIPAKGEGAILYPISDYYLTNAICRHSPTMNACSAELVHGETIAEAAE is encoded by the coding sequence ATGCCTAAGGTAACCGTCGACGGCGTCGAACTCGAGGTCCCGCAGGGCGCGACCGTGCTGCAGGCGTGCGAGCTTGCGGGCAAGGAAATCCCGCGCTTCTGCTATCACGAACGCCTCACCATCGCGGGCAACTGCCGCATGTGCCTCGTCGAGGTGAAGCCGGGGCCGCCCAAGCCGCAGGCAAGCTGTGCGCTGCCCGCCGCCGAGGGGCAGGAAATCCGCACCGATACGCCGATGGTCAAGAAGGCGCGCGAAGGGGTGATGGAGTTCCTCCTCATCAACCATCCGCTCGACTGCCCGATCTGCGACCAGGGCGGCGAATGCGACCTTCAGGACCAGGCGATGAGCTATGGTCGCGGCACCTCGCGCTATGACGAGAACAAGCGCGCGGTCGAGGACAAATATATGGGTCCGATCGTCAAGACGGCGATGACCCGATGCATCCAGTGCACCCGCTGCGTGCGCTTTGCCGAGGAGGTCGCGGGTACGCCCGAGATGGGCATGTATTTCCGCGGCGAGGACAGCCAGATCACGACCTATCTCGAAAAGGCGCTGACCAGCGAGCTTTCCGGCAACCTGCATGACCTGTGCCCGGTCGGCGCGCTGATGAGCAAGCCGTACAGCTATGAGGCGCGGCCGTGGGAGCTGAAGAAGGTCCCGGGCGTGGACGTGATGGACGCGGTCGGCTCGAACATCCGTTACGAAGTGCGCGGGCGGCAGGTGATGCGGGTGCTGCCGCGCATCAACGACGACGTCAACGAGGAGTGGCTGTCGGACAAGGGCCGTCACCATGTCGACGCGCTGGTGCGCGGGCGTCTCGATCGCCCGTGGATCCGCGAGAATGGGAAGCTCCGCGCCGCCGATTGGGGCGAGGCGCTCCAGCTGTTCGCCGACAAGCTTGGCGAGGCGAAGACCAAGGTCGCGGCGATTGCGGGCGACCTGCTCGATGCCGAGACCATGTATGCCGCCAAGGCGCTTTTGAAGTCGCAGAAGTCGACGCTGCTGGAAGGCCGCCAGACGGGGATGGACTATGACGTCTCCGATCTTGGCAGCGTGCGGTTCAACACGCCGATCGGCGAGGTGGAAAATGCCGATGCGATCTTCCTTGCGGGCACGAACCTTCGCTGGGAAGCGCCGCTGATCAACACGCGCGTGCGCAAGGCCGTGCGCCGCGGGGCCAAGGTGTTTGGCGTCGGGCCTGAGGTCGATCTCGGCTATCCGGTCGAGTGGATCGGCGAGGATCTGAAGGCGCTCGGCAAGCTGCCCAAAGCGGTCAAGGATGCGTTCAAGGCGGCTGCGAAGCCTGTCTTCATCACGGGGCCGGCGGTGCTGGCGGCGGGCGGACAGGGTGATGCCCATGCCGCGGCGCATTCGCTCAATGTCATCAAGGACGGGTGGAACGGCTATAACACGCTCCACACCGCCGCTTCGCGGATGGCCGGCCTGATGCTCGGCTTTGCCAACGAGAAGGGTATGGCGGGGATCATCGAGGCCAAGCCCAAGATGGTGATCCTCCTGGGCGCCGACGAAGTCAGTGCCGATGCCTTCCCCAAGGCCTTCAAGGTTTATGTCGGTCATCATGGCGACAAGGGGGCGCGGCTTGCCGACCTCGTGCTGCCGGGAGCGGCGCCGGCGGAAAAGCATGGCACCTATGTCAATGTGGAAGGGCGCGTGCAGCGTTCGGAAAAGGCCTGTTTCGCGCCGGGCGATGCCCGCGAGGACTGGTCGATCTTTCGCGCCGTCTCGGACCTCACCGGCAAGACGTTGCCGTTCGACAACCTTTCGCAGCTGCGCGCCGCGATGGTGAAGGACGTGCCCGCGCTGGGGGTGGATGAGGGCGTGGTCGTCGATCTGCCGTTCAGCCCGCCGTCGATCCCGGCGAAGGGCGAGGGCGCGATCCTCTATCCGATCAGCGACTATTATCTCACCAATGCCATTTGTCGTCACAGTCCGACGATGAACGCCTGCTCGGCCGAGCTGGTGCATGGCGAAACCATCGCGGAGGCCGCGGAATGA
- a CDS encoding NADH-quinone oxidoreductase subunit C has protein sequence MSLAYPKYAQRTDFLDALRRDFGDGIVEERTAVGELTIVVKRSALVAILTALRDTHGYQQLMEIAGVDFPDRAERFEVNYCLLSVTQNHRLRVKVLTDADTAVPSVTGLWPAAGWLEREVFDLYGVDFAGNPDLRRILTDYGFEGHPLRKDFPQTGYVELRYSEAEKRVVYEPVKLPQDFRNFDFLSPWEGPEYRLPGDEKAEPQEPGGASPAKATGEAPKVKAKAGPGDPKVTEGPEDTGAGAPTNAEAKEEARDSVADKADHAGGKETDVEAPETREDAPVKPRKGKK, from the coding sequence ATGAGCCTGGCCTATCCCAAATATGCGCAGCGCACCGATTTTCTCGACGCCCTGCGCCGCGATTTCGGCGACGGCATCGTCGAGGAGCGCACGGCGGTCGGTGAGCTGACCATCGTCGTGAAGCGCTCGGCGCTGGTCGCGATCCTGACCGCGCTGCGCGACACCCACGGCTACCAGCAACTGATGGAGATCGCTGGTGTCGATTTTCCCGACCGCGCGGAGCGGTTTGAGGTGAATTACTGCCTGCTCAGCGTCACGCAAAACCATCGCCTGCGGGTGAAGGTGCTGACGGACGCCGACACGGCGGTACCGAGCGTGACCGGGCTGTGGCCCGCCGCAGGCTGGCTCGAGCGCGAGGTGTTCGACCTGTACGGTGTCGATTTCGCGGGCAATCCCGACCTACGCCGCATTCTCACCGATTACGGCTTCGAGGGGCATCCGCTGCGCAAGGACTTCCCGCAGACGGGTTATGTCGAACTGCGCTATTCGGAAGCCGAGAAGCGTGTCGTCTACGAGCCGGTGAAGCTGCCCCAGGACTTCCGCAATTTCGACTTTCTCAGCCCTTGGGAAGGCCCCGAATATCGCTTGCCGGGCGACGAGAAGGCCGAGCCGCAGGAGCCGGGTGGGGCGAGCCCCGCCAAGGCGACCGGCGAGGCGCCCAAGGTCAAGGCCAAGGCGGGTCCGGGCGACCCCAAGGTGACCGAGGGGCCCGAGGACACGGGCGCGGGCGCGCCGACCAATGCGGAGGCCAAGGAGGAGGCGCGCGACAGCGTCGCTGACAAGGCCGACCATGCGGGCGGCAAGGAAACGGACGTCGAGGCACCCGAAACGCGTGAAGATGCGCCGGTGAAGCCGCGGAAGGGCAAGAAGTAA
- a CDS encoding NADH-quinone oxidoreductase subunit D has translation MAKVEIQTFPDERAADFEAARTGAITHTAGDDTVSNYTINFGPQHPAAHGVLRLIMELDGEIVERVDPHVGLLHRGTEKLIEYRTYAQALPYFDRLDYCSPMCMEHSYVLAVEKLLGLEVPLRAQYIRVLMAELTRISNHMLNLGSHVMDVGAMTPNLWLFEVREDTMQFYEKVSGARMHANYFRVGGVHQDIPESVLVEMSDWLDNRLHLFEDAISLVADNRIFKQRNVDIGTVSKEDALAWGFSGPMIRASGIAWDLRKSQPYEVYDRMDFDVPVGTKGDCYDRFMVRVEEVRQSARIMRQCLAEMPDGPIGTMDRKVFPPKRAEMKQSMEALIHHFKLYTEGYHVPEGEVYVATESPKGEFGVYLVSDGTNKPYRCKIRPTAFSHLQAMDFMMKGHMLADTTAVLSAIDVVFGECDR, from the coding sequence ATGGCGAAGGTCGAAATCCAGACGTTCCCCGACGAACGCGCCGCCGATTTCGAGGCCGCGCGGACGGGCGCGATCACCCATACGGCGGGTGACGACACGGTCAGCAACTATACGATCAACTTCGGTCCGCAGCACCCGGCGGCGCACGGCGTGCTGCGCCTGATCATGGAGCTCGATGGCGAGATCGTCGAGCGCGTCGATCCGCACGTCGGCCTGCTCCATCGCGGCACCGAGAAGCTGATCGAATATCGCACCTATGCGCAGGCGCTGCCCTATTTCGACCGGCTCGATTACTGCAGCCCCATGTGCATGGAGCACAGCTATGTGCTCGCAGTGGAAAAGCTGCTCGGGCTCGAGGTGCCGCTGCGCGCGCAATATATCCGCGTGCTGATGGCGGAGCTGACCCGCATCTCCAACCACATGCTCAACCTTGGCAGCCACGTCATGGACGTGGGCGCGATGACGCCCAACCTGTGGCTGTTCGAAGTGCGCGAAGACACGATGCAATTCTACGAGAAGGTTTCGGGCGCGCGGATGCATGCCAATTATTTCCGCGTCGGCGGGGTGCACCAGGACATTCCCGAGAGCGTACTGGTGGAAATGAGCGACTGGCTCGACAATCGCCTCCACCTGTTCGAGGACGCGATCAGCCTCGTCGCCGACAACCGCATCTTCAAGCAGCGCAATGTCGATATCGGCACGGTCAGCAAGGAAGACGCGCTGGCTTGGGGCTTCAGCGGCCCGATGATCCGCGCCAGCGGCATCGCGTGGGATTTGCGCAAGTCGCAGCCCTATGAGGTCTATGACCGCATGGACTTCGATGTGCCGGTGGGGACCAAGGGCGATTGCTACGATCGCTTCATGGTCCGTGTCGAGGAAGTCCGCCAGTCGGCGCGCATCATGCGCCAGTGCCTTGCCGAGATGCCCGACGGGCCGATCGGCACCATGGATCGCAAGGTCTTCCCGCCCAAGCGCGCGGAGATGAAGCAGTCGATGGAAGCGCTCATCCACCACTTCAAGCTCTACACCGAGGGCTATCACGTCCCCGAGGGCGAAGTGTATGTCGCGACCGAAAGCCCCAAGGGTGAATTCGGCGTCTATCTCGTCTCGGACGGCACCAACAAGCCTTATCGCTGCAAGATCCGGCCGACCGCGTTCAGCCATTTGCAGGCGATGGATTTCATGATGAAGGGCCACATGCTGGCCGACACCACTGCGGTGCTGTCGGCGATCGACGTCGTGTTCGGGGAGTGCGACCGGTAA
- a CDS encoding complex I 24 kDa subunit family protein, with product MAGRHFAADTPELRATWGGFAWDEVSAPKAEFILAKYPEGRQASACLPFLDLAQRQVGRMTNTQGWLPIPVIEFVATALSMPVVKVMEVASFYTMYNLVPVGKYHVQVCGTTPCMLRGSDDVMKACKAKGMKKGHTTEDGLFTLTEVECMGTCANAPMVQINDDNFEDLTEESMTAILEALERGDTPKVGSQVGRTSSEPEGGPTTLKKMTERNYDYRGQW from the coding sequence ATGGCCGGTCGTCATTTTGCCGCCGACACGCCCGAATTGCGGGCGACATGGGGTGGGTTTGCGTGGGACGAGGTCTCCGCACCCAAGGCCGAGTTCATTCTCGCCAAATATCCCGAAGGGCGTCAGGCGTCGGCCTGTCTGCCGTTCCTCGACCTTGCCCAGCGGCAGGTGGGGCGGATGACCAATACCCAAGGCTGGCTGCCCATTCCGGTGATCGAGTTCGTCGCGACCGCGCTGTCGATGCCGGTCGTGAAGGTGATGGAAGTCGCGAGCTTCTACACGATGTACAACCTCGTGCCGGTCGGGAAATATCACGTCCAGGTCTGCGGCACGACGCCGTGCATGCTGCGCGGGTCGGACGATGTCATGAAGGCCTGCAAGGCCAAGGGCATGAAGAAGGGCCATACGACAGAGGATGGCCTGTTCACGCTGACCGAGGTCGAGTGCATGGGGACCTGCGCCAATGCGCCGATGGTCCAGATCAACGACGACAATTTCGAGGACCTGACCGAGGAGAGCATGACCGCGATCCTCGAGGCGCTGGAACGCGGCGACACGCCCAAGGTGGGCAGCCAGGTCGGGCGCACCTCGTCGGAGCCGGAGGGCGGGCCGACCACGCTGAAGAAGATGACCGAGCGCAATTACGACTATCGGGGGCAGTGGTAA